A single window of Micrococcaceae bacterium Sec5.1 DNA harbors:
- a CDS encoding DUF1961 family protein produces the protein MYSNPLRGPSDIAGWIAEGPVQLEIYDDGGPALVPEGTGSSGPAPAESTALLLSGSLDPEEHGDHAHWTLWCPEELPDHVRIRWEFLPLEEPGLAMVFFSARGHGGEDLFSPDLAQRTGFYPQYHSGDMDALHISYFRHKYAAERAFRTCNLRKSAGFELVAQGADPLPPAEDADGFYRMEVIKDGPRVAFSINGLPLFDWVDSSQEPLGGGYFGIRQMAPLRAAYRNLSITPL, from the coding sequence ATGTATTCCAACCCTTTACGAGGTCCCTCGGATATCGCTGGTTGGATCGCGGAAGGGCCGGTTCAGTTGGAAATTTACGACGACGGCGGGCCGGCCTTGGTCCCGGAGGGAACCGGCAGTTCGGGGCCGGCTCCCGCAGAAAGCACAGCCCTGCTCCTTTCCGGTTCCCTCGATCCCGAGGAACACGGAGATCACGCCCACTGGACTCTCTGGTGCCCCGAGGAACTCCCGGACCACGTCAGGATCAGGTGGGAGTTCCTTCCGCTTGAGGAGCCAGGCCTGGCCATGGTCTTCTTCTCTGCGCGGGGGCACGGGGGCGAGGATCTGTTCTCTCCCGACTTGGCTCAGCGCACGGGCTTCTACCCGCAGTACCACTCAGGGGATATGGACGCGCTCCACATCTCCTACTTCCGCCACAAATACGCCGCCGAGCGGGCCTTCCGGACGTGCAACCTGCGCAAAAGTGCCGGCTTCGAACTTGTAGCGCAGGGAGCAGACCCGCTTCCTCCAGCCGAAGATGCGGATGGGTTTTATCGGATGGAAGTCATCAAAGATGGTCCTCGCGTGGCCTTTTCGATCAATGGCTTGCCCTTGTTTGACTGGGTGGACAGCAGTCAGGAACCCCTGGGCGGCGGCTACTTCGGAATCCGCCAGATGGCCCCTTTGCGGGCGGCCTACCGAAACCTCTCCATCACACCTCTTTAG
- a CDS encoding rhamnogalacturonan acetylesterase, translating into MKILLAGDSTVAACPSYEYPMSGWGAHLAPETYWWAAVHNYAKGGATTESFRDEGLWYQLLGQTVKGDLVLIQFGHNDQKRAHLAARTGFTDNLRRMVADVRSKGGIPLLCTPVERRHFTDGRLDVTLGEYPLVVRELAVELGFDLIDLNEWTRALYQELGEEGSTELFFHFAPGEHAHWAGGLEDNTHFHEKGAKRIAGFVAEQLESLGYGLVATLNLGAKA; encoded by the coding sequence ATGAAAATCCTCCTCGCGGGCGACTCCACCGTGGCTGCCTGCCCCAGTTACGAATACCCGATGAGCGGTTGGGGAGCCCACCTCGCGCCCGAAACCTATTGGTGGGCTGCGGTCCACAACTATGCCAAGGGCGGTGCCACCACGGAGTCGTTCCGCGATGAAGGCCTCTGGTATCAGCTGCTGGGCCAGACCGTGAAGGGCGATCTCGTGCTGATCCAGTTCGGGCACAACGACCAAAAGCGGGCTCATCTCGCTGCGCGGACGGGTTTCACGGACAATCTGAGGCGAATGGTGGCCGACGTCCGTTCCAAGGGCGGCATTCCCCTTCTGTGCACGCCGGTGGAGCGCCGGCATTTCACGGACGGACGCCTCGACGTCACCCTAGGCGAATATCCTCTGGTGGTTCGCGAGTTGGCGGTTGAGCTTGGCTTTGATCTCATCGACCTCAATGAATGGACCCGCGCGCTGTACCAGGAGCTGGGGGAGGAGGGGTCTACGGAGTTGTTCTTCCACTTCGCTCCCGGAGAGCATGCGCACTGGGCCGGGGGACTCGAGGACAATACTCACTTCCACGAGAAAGGGGCCAAGCGGATTGCCGGTTTCGTCGCGGAGCAGCTTGAGTCCCTCGGCTACGGACTGGTGGCCACCCTCAACCTGGGGGCGAAGGCCTGA
- a CDS encoding carbohydrate ABC transporter permease, which translates to MKIHNTRGGRIFDAANYVFLTLIGIITLLPFVYVLAGSFANEAEITRRAFFVWPEQFTLGAYEYIFSTPSFTRALITTVLVTLVGTLVQLVLTVTMAYPLAKRGLRGRKLILSLVVFAMVFSGGMIPTFLLVKDLGLLNSYWALILPAAINPFSLIIIKNFFQELPAELEESAKMDGATEIGILWRILLPLSKPVLATFALFYAVGIWNDFMSPLLYLSDNNMWTLQMYLRQVTAASDLLGTGNVDPSYIPPEQGIKFAVIVVATLPILIFYPFLQKHFAKGMLIGSVKG; encoded by the coding sequence ATGAAGATTCACAACACGCGGGGCGGGCGGATTTTCGATGCCGCCAACTATGTCTTCCTGACGCTGATCGGCATCATCACCCTGTTGCCTTTCGTCTACGTCCTGGCAGGATCCTTCGCCAACGAAGCGGAAATTACCCGGCGGGCGTTCTTCGTCTGGCCCGAGCAGTTCACGCTGGGGGCGTATGAGTACATCTTCTCCACGCCGTCCTTTACCCGAGCCCTGATCACCACCGTGCTGGTCACGCTGGTCGGGACCTTGGTGCAGTTGGTCCTCACCGTCACCATGGCCTACCCGTTGGCGAAGCGTGGACTCCGTGGCCGGAAACTGATCCTGTCCCTGGTGGTTTTTGCCATGGTCTTCTCAGGCGGCATGATTCCAACGTTCCTGCTGGTGAAGGACCTGGGCCTACTAAACAGCTACTGGGCGCTGATCCTGCCTGCGGCCATCAACCCGTTCAGTCTGATCATCATCAAGAACTTCTTCCAGGAACTCCCTGCCGAGCTCGAGGAATCGGCCAAGATGGACGGCGCTACGGAAATCGGAATCCTCTGGCGGATCCTGCTGCCGCTGTCCAAACCGGTGCTGGCCACGTTTGCGCTGTTTTATGCGGTAGGTATTTGGAACGACTTCATGTCGCCCTTGCTCTACCTGAGCGATAACAACATGTGGACCCTGCAGATGTACCTGCGCCAGGTCACGGCGGCCTCGGATCTCCTTGGTACCGGCAACGTGGATCCGTCGTACATCCCGCCCGAGCAAGGCATCAAGTTCGCCGTAATCGTGGTGGCAACCCTGCCCATCCTCATCTTCTATCCCTTCCTGCAGAAGCACTTTGCCAAGGGAATGTTGATCGGTTCGGTTAAGGGTTAA
- a CDS encoding ABC transporter permease subunit: MAGHQEVTAPVVEAKALERAASKPPAPARRRSFAVHFAHYKWLYLLLLPGVVYFAVFRYGPMYGVSIAFKDYVPFLGVNGSPWVGLTNFTDFFANPDFPRLLGNTLILAFLNLGIAFPLTIVLALLLNEVRLSVLKRTVQTLVYIPHFLSWTIVASLSFLLFALDIGPLFQFVNGLFGTNVDILSDPNWFRPLIVLQEIWKNTGWGTIIFLAALATVDQDQYEAAIIDGAGRFRRVWHITLPGIRSTIIVMLILAIGQMLNTGFEQIYLMTNALNRSVADVFDTYVYFVGITQGAYSYSTAVGLFKSLVGIVLIFGTNWLSKRFNQSGLF; encoded by the coding sequence GTGGCAGGACACCAAGAAGTGACCGCCCCGGTCGTCGAAGCCAAAGCCCTCGAGCGGGCGGCCAGCAAGCCGCCCGCCCCGGCGCGGCGACGCAGCTTTGCAGTCCACTTCGCGCACTACAAATGGTTGTATCTGCTGCTCCTGCCCGGCGTCGTGTACTTCGCAGTGTTCCGGTACGGTCCCATGTACGGTGTTTCCATCGCCTTCAAGGACTACGTTCCGTTCCTGGGCGTCAACGGCAGTCCTTGGGTTGGTCTGACGAACTTCACCGACTTCTTTGCCAACCCCGACTTTCCGAGGTTGCTGGGCAACACACTGATCCTGGCCTTCCTGAACCTGGGGATCGCCTTTCCGCTGACCATCGTCCTGGCATTGCTGCTCAACGAGGTCCGGCTTTCGGTACTGAAGCGGACGGTCCAGACACTCGTCTACATCCCGCACTTCCTGTCATGGACTATCGTGGCGTCCCTGAGCTTCCTGCTCTTCGCCCTGGACATCGGACCGTTGTTCCAGTTCGTCAACGGATTGTTCGGCACCAACGTGGATATCCTGTCCGATCCCAACTGGTTCCGGCCGCTGATTGTGCTTCAGGAGATCTGGAAGAACACGGGCTGGGGGACCATCATCTTCCTGGCGGCACTGGCTACTGTGGACCAGGACCAGTACGAGGCTGCGATTATCGACGGCGCCGGCAGGTTCAGGCGCGTCTGGCACATCACCTTGCCCGGCATCCGGTCCACCATCATCGTGATGCTCATCCTGGCCATCGGGCAGATGCTCAACACCGGCTTTGAGCAGATCTACCTCATGACCAACGCACTCAACCGCAGCGTGGCCGACGTCTTCGATACCTACGTGTACTTCGTAGGCATCACACAAGGCGCCTACAGCTACAGCACCGCCGTCGGGCTTTTCAAGTCTTTGGTGGGCATCGTACTGATCTTCGGCACCAACTGGCTGTCCAAGCGGTTCAACCAGAGCGGACTTTTCTAA
- a CDS encoding extracellular solute-binding protein, whose amino-acid sequence MFRRKPTLAAAVVVSAALALTACGGEAPASDLSTVKIMAPFLEAQPPSPDGAVQKKLEELTGKDINISWAPNASYEDKMNITLASSDIPHVLVVQGKSPGFVKNAEAGAFWDLTDKLKDYPNLKTTFPEVQQNASVNGKVYGVFRARNPIRAAVMFRQDWLDKLGLKAPQTTEDLYKVAKAFTEQDPDGNGQNDTYGITIPKWGALGTNSPYDMIETWFGAGNRWTERDGKLVPSFETEEFLEADRFIKKMVDEKLINPDFATFDPTKWNEPFFNGKGGIIVDVDSRVSVLINLFKQANPSDFQNKVGFVGSLKGPDGELHAHPTDGYSGFLAIPKSSVKTEADLKNVLSFLDKLNSKEVAVLMNNGIEGVNFTVEEGLAATIKPETPEGKVVNTDIKSYAQLGTNVTGNNFYPVKQASEYEQKVFDDRVAVMANDLKSAVYNPAAAFVSPTYVAKGAQLDNIVADARIKYLAGQLDEQGLKDAIKLWNTSGGDKVKEEINKLWQDTKK is encoded by the coding sequence ATGTTCCGTAGAAAACCAACGCTTGCGGCCGCCGTCGTCGTCTCTGCCGCCTTGGCCCTGACCGCCTGCGGTGGCGAAGCGCCGGCGTCGGACCTCTCAACCGTCAAGATCATGGCACCCTTCCTGGAGGCGCAGCCGCCCTCGCCCGATGGCGCTGTGCAGAAGAAGCTTGAGGAGCTGACGGGCAAGGACATCAACATCTCGTGGGCGCCCAATGCCTCCTACGAGGACAAGATGAATATCACCTTGGCCTCCTCCGACATCCCGCACGTTCTGGTGGTCCAGGGCAAGTCGCCGGGCTTCGTCAAGAACGCCGAAGCCGGGGCGTTCTGGGACCTCACCGATAAACTCAAGGACTACCCGAACCTGAAGACCACATTCCCCGAAGTCCAGCAGAACGCCAGCGTCAATGGCAAGGTTTACGGCGTTTTCCGGGCCCGTAACCCGATCCGTGCCGCCGTGATGTTCCGCCAGGATTGGCTGGACAAGTTGGGCCTGAAGGCGCCGCAGACCACAGAAGACCTGTACAAAGTGGCCAAGGCTTTCACGGAACAGGATCCGGATGGCAACGGCCAGAACGATACTTATGGCATCACCATTCCCAAATGGGGCGCCTTGGGCACCAACAGCCCCTACGACATGATCGAGACCTGGTTCGGCGCTGGAAACCGCTGGACCGAGCGGGACGGCAAGCTGGTGCCGAGCTTCGAAACCGAGGAATTCCTGGAGGCCGATCGCTTCATCAAGAAGATGGTGGACGAGAAACTCATCAACCCCGACTTCGCCACTTTCGATCCCACTAAGTGGAACGAGCCCTTCTTCAACGGCAAGGGCGGCATTATTGTCGACGTCGACTCCCGGGTCAGCGTGCTGATCAACCTTTTCAAGCAGGCCAACCCGAGCGACTTCCAGAACAAGGTGGGCTTCGTAGGCAGCCTGAAGGGCCCGGACGGTGAACTGCACGCCCACCCGACGGACGGCTACTCGGGCTTCCTCGCCATCCCCAAATCCAGCGTCAAAACCGAAGCCGACCTGAAGAACGTCCTGTCATTCCTGGACAAACTCAACAGCAAGGAAGTTGCCGTCCTGATGAACAACGGCATCGAGGGCGTCAACTTCACGGTTGAGGAAGGCCTGGCGGCTACCATCAAGCCGGAAACGCCGGAGGGCAAGGTGGTCAACACCGACATCAAGAGCTACGCGCAACTCGGAACCAACGTCACGGGGAACAACTTCTACCCAGTGAAGCAGGCGTCCGAGTACGAGCAGAAGGTCTTTGACGACCGCGTCGCAGTGATGGCAAACGACCTCAAGAGTGCCGTGTACAACCCGGCCGCGGCCTTCGTTTCCCCCACGTATGTCGCCAAGGGTGCACAACTGGACAACATCGTGGCCGACGCCCGCATTAAGTACCTGGCTGGGCAGCTGGACGAGCAGGGCTTAAAGGATGCCATCAAGCTGTGGAACACCAGCGGCGGTGACAAGGTCAAAGAAGAAATAAACAAGCTGTGGCAGGACACCAAGAAGTGA
- a CDS encoding DUF624 domain-containing protein yields the protein MTAGGFGFRAYTFFDTLLWIACLNMLWIVFTVLGGVVLGAGPSTAAAHILIREKVQGNAVPLMRRYAKEYFKNFGKGNALGVPVLVVAASLALNWGYFSAGWDLGSQVASAAILLAVLFAAGTLCYLFPMFARYELTIPQYFLMSSRFAMRHLAGTVILLFVTAAAVFACRSLPGLVPFFGVGSWLYLTGWLCDRFFTANDDAMFAKEAGHAAAVAASSRATTTSTTPSTAKETSLA from the coding sequence ATGACTGCTGGGGGATTTGGCTTTCGGGCCTACACGTTCTTCGACACACTCCTATGGATCGCCTGCCTGAATATGCTGTGGATTGTCTTCACAGTGCTGGGTGGCGTGGTGCTGGGAGCCGGGCCCAGTACCGCTGCGGCCCACATCCTGATCCGTGAAAAGGTACAGGGAAATGCCGTGCCTTTGATGCGTCGCTATGCCAAGGAGTACTTCAAGAACTTTGGGAAGGGCAATGCCCTCGGCGTTCCCGTCTTGGTAGTTGCCGCGTCCCTTGCCCTGAACTGGGGCTACTTTTCTGCCGGCTGGGATCTGGGTTCGCAAGTCGCGTCGGCCGCGATCCTCTTGGCTGTCCTCTTTGCCGCCGGAACGTTGTGCTACCTCTTTCCCATGTTTGCCAGGTACGAGCTCACGATTCCGCAGTACTTTCTGATGTCTTCCCGGTTTGCCATGCGCCACCTCGCGGGGACCGTCATCCTCCTGTTTGTGACGGCCGCCGCCGTATTCGCCTGCCGCTCGCTTCCGGGACTGGTGCCCTTCTTTGGCGTTGGCAGCTGGCTCTATCTCACCGGCTGGTTGTGCGACAGGTTCTTTACTGCCAATGACGACGCCATGTTTGCCAAGGAAGCGGGCCATGCGGCAGCAGTTGCAGCTTCAAGTCGCGCAACCACCACCTCGACCACCCCTTCCACTGCCAAGGAGACCAGCCTTGCCTGA
- a CDS encoding DUF6807 family protein codes for MEIASAGSAESPNALRTAPARIALVGVHGFGAHHLQNLERLRLEGVVDLVAVADPNPPAPGTLPPSTAVHSDLDELLAGGHRPDVIIVATPIQTHAPLALSVLASSAHLYLEKPPVASMSDFIRLQEAAATAGRSVQIGFQSLGSHALAALEKLANGEASAELPRIGTLKGITATGRWVRDRAYYKRSRWAGRRSIDGVDVVDGVATNPLAHAIATALRIAGARSAKDLATVETDLYRANDIEADDTSVIRMRTVDGLPITCALTLCATESVEPYVTLHGNEGTAVFHYTEDHVTVRTEAGETTHTFGRDDLTENLLHHLSQGAALLSPLDESGAFMRVLEAIRTAEAPALIPQQYVEWVGEGEQAHAVIHGIEEILERAIRSHATFSELGLPWARKNTAAAEPLFVNHGGSPTAVFRIGDALEPELSPRPYLHPVTTPSGIVVTEHLPVDHVWHLGAGFALQDVNGSNFWGGRSYRRPAGRYEDLRDHGRIDVHGLRHEEEKTTLDLHWLASDGGLLLEEQRSYRRTHLDPGTWRLDIQSELTAVVDVSLGSPGSHGAAGSGYGGFFWRLPGNDSPRVFSAVAEGEAAVHGSVAPWLAWTGGFDGGPATLVFAAPAESADPWFVRCSEYPAVGSALAWDTAVELAAGTSLTRTNTVWISDGNLSVEAIEELVAGR; via the coding sequence ATGGAAATCGCTTCCGCCGGGTCCGCCGAAAGTCCCAACGCCCTCAGGACTGCACCGGCAAGGATCGCTCTGGTAGGCGTTCATGGATTCGGCGCCCATCATCTTCAGAACCTGGAAAGGCTCAGGTTGGAGGGCGTGGTGGATCTCGTTGCGGTCGCAGACCCGAATCCCCCGGCCCCAGGGACGTTACCGCCTTCAACGGCGGTCCACTCCGATCTGGATGAGCTGCTTGCCGGGGGCCATCGGCCGGACGTGATCATCGTGGCGACCCCGATCCAGACACACGCCCCGTTGGCTCTTTCTGTGCTGGCTTCTTCGGCCCATCTGTATCTCGAAAAGCCTCCCGTCGCCTCCATGAGCGACTTCATCCGGCTGCAAGAGGCCGCGGCGACAGCTGGCCGCAGCGTACAAATCGGCTTCCAAAGCCTGGGCTCCCATGCACTCGCCGCGCTTGAAAAACTGGCTAACGGGGAAGCTTCGGCAGAGCTCCCCCGCATTGGGACGCTCAAGGGCATCACGGCCACGGGGCGCTGGGTCCGTGACCGCGCTTATTACAAACGCTCACGCTGGGCTGGAAGGCGAAGCATCGACGGAGTCGATGTAGTAGACGGCGTGGCCACCAATCCCCTGGCTCATGCAATCGCCACAGCCCTCCGGATCGCCGGAGCCCGTAGCGCAAAAGACCTGGCCACCGTGGAGACGGATCTCTACCGAGCCAACGACATCGAGGCGGACGATACCTCCGTGATTCGGATGCGGACAGTGGACGGGCTGCCCATCACCTGCGCCCTGACGCTGTGTGCAACGGAATCAGTGGAACCCTACGTCACGCTGCACGGCAATGAAGGAACGGCCGTGTTCCACTACACCGAAGACCACGTCACCGTCCGCACCGAAGCGGGCGAAACAACGCACACGTTTGGACGAGACGATCTCACTGAAAACCTGCTCCACCATTTGTCCCAGGGCGCAGCCCTGCTGAGTCCTTTGGATGAAAGCGGTGCGTTCATGCGTGTGCTGGAAGCCATCCGCACCGCCGAAGCGCCCGCACTCATTCCGCAGCAGTACGTCGAATGGGTAGGTGAAGGCGAACAGGCGCATGCCGTGATTCATGGGATAGAAGAAATCCTGGAGCGGGCAATCCGCTCACATGCAACTTTCTCCGAGCTCGGGCTTCCTTGGGCGCGGAAGAATACTGCCGCCGCTGAGCCCCTTTTCGTCAATCATGGTGGGTCTCCCACTGCAGTCTTCCGGATCGGCGACGCCTTGGAGCCGGAGCTCTCACCGCGGCCTTATCTCCACCCGGTTACGACGCCGTCAGGGATTGTGGTGACGGAACATCTGCCTGTGGACCACGTTTGGCATCTCGGTGCCGGGTTCGCCCTCCAGGATGTCAACGGCAGCAACTTCTGGGGCGGCCGCAGCTATCGGCGTCCGGCTGGCAGATATGAAGATCTCAGAGACCACGGCCGGATCGACGTTCACGGCCTGCGTCACGAAGAGGAGAAGACCACGCTGGACCTCCACTGGCTCGCGTCCGACGGCGGACTCCTGCTCGAAGAGCAACGGAGCTACCGGCGAACGCATCTGGACCCCGGCACCTGGCGACTCGATATCCAATCGGAACTTACCGCCGTCGTGGATGTCTCACTGGGCAGTCCCGGATCCCACGGCGCGGCCGGTAGTGGCTACGGCGGCTTCTTCTGGCGCCTCCCCGGCAACGATTCCCCGCGCGTCTTCTCCGCCGTTGCTGAGGGAGAGGCTGCTGTGCACGGCTCGGTTGCGCCGTGGCTTGCGTGGACCGGAGGGTTCGACGGCGGCCCGGCCACTTTGGTGTTTGCCGCACCTGCCGAATCGGCGGACCCGTGGTTTGTTCGCTGCAGTGAGTACCCTGCCGTGGGTTCTGCCTTGGCTTGGGACACTGCGGTTGAGCTCGCTGCAGGCACGTCACTCACCCGCACAAACACGGTCTGGATCAGCGATGGAAACCTGAGCGTGGAGGCTATCGAGGAGTTGGTTGCCGGACGTTGA
- a CDS encoding DUF222 domain-containing protein, whose protein sequence is MDRIRARQARTVVSGVPLPATAISSGSGSEGSDVGEFLARLGSFRIRAGSAALIDQIRGLEDVKSAIAALQARASVAFDLAQRREQATAGVPSAEQGQNVGAQIALARRESPNKGSRLLGLAKALVSEMPRTMAALETGHLNEWRATLLVKETACLSVEDRAAVDEDLAPDTGTFDGAGDKTIIAAAKAAAYRRDPRSVTQRAAHAASERHVSLRPAPDTMTILTALLPVAQGVAAYAALTRHADSARSGGDTRNRGQVMADTLTERLTGTPGGISGVDVQLVMTDRTLFQGDSEPARLQGYGIVPAEWARTLIAGGSNQTNGAPGAVQTDGESRINGQSGTSGKAGVVGKAGTDNQANSGQANSGRKRTDREGLRVLLRRLYTAPSSGELLAMDSKARLFPPGMRRFIETRDDTCRTPYCDAPIRHIDHVVPWHYGGATSLSNGAGLCEACNHTKENPGWNAKTIPGGRHELEVNTPTGHTYQSKAPPLPGHPGAPATPDAPATSPPPSSPAPSGTWFPASTSLWESFLLQRANSTASRDQLQGDNWANAKTRYKHHKHVHVARRISTQ, encoded by the coding sequence ATGGATCGGATTCGGGCAAGGCAAGCACGCACGGTGGTTTCGGGTGTGCCCTTGCCTGCGACTGCCATTTCCAGCGGCTCTGGGTCCGAGGGCTCTGACGTTGGGGAGTTCCTCGCCAGGTTGGGCTCCTTCCGCATCCGTGCAGGCAGTGCTGCTTTGATTGATCAGATTCGTGGTTTGGAGGACGTGAAGTCCGCGATCGCGGCTTTGCAGGCGCGGGCGTCGGTGGCGTTTGACCTCGCCCAGCGCCGCGAACAAGCCACCGCCGGTGTCCCCTCCGCGGAGCAGGGTCAGAATGTGGGTGCGCAGATCGCCCTCGCGCGCCGGGAATCACCGAACAAAGGGTCCCGGCTTCTCGGACTGGCCAAGGCACTGGTCTCGGAAATGCCGCGCACCATGGCCGCCCTGGAAACCGGACACCTGAACGAATGGCGGGCCACTCTGCTGGTGAAGGAAACCGCGTGCCTGTCCGTCGAAGACCGGGCAGCCGTTGATGAGGATCTCGCCCCCGACACCGGAACCTTCGACGGCGCTGGAGACAAAACCATCATCGCCGCCGCGAAAGCCGCCGCTTACCGGCGGGACCCGCGCTCCGTGACCCAACGCGCAGCCCACGCCGCGTCCGAACGGCACGTTAGCCTCCGCCCGGCCCCGGACACCATGACCATCCTCACCGCATTGCTCCCGGTCGCCCAAGGGGTCGCCGCGTATGCCGCGCTCACCCGGCACGCGGACTCGGCCCGCTCGGGCGGGGACACCCGGAACCGGGGCCAGGTGATGGCCGACACCCTGACCGAACGCCTCACCGGCACCCCCGGCGGGATCAGCGGTGTTGATGTGCAGCTCGTCATGACCGACCGCACCCTCTTCCAAGGCGACAGCGAACCAGCACGGCTCCAGGGCTACGGAATCGTCCCCGCCGAATGGGCCAGAACCCTCATCGCCGGAGGCAGCAACCAGACGAACGGGGCACCCGGGGCCGTCCAGACGGACGGGGAGTCGCGAATCAATGGTCAGAGCGGAACCAGCGGCAAGGCCGGGGTTGTGGGAAAGGCCGGGACCGACAACCAAGCGAATTCCGGGCAGGCCAACTCGGGTAGGAAACGCACGGACCGCGAGGGCCTTAGGGTCTTGCTTCGCCGGCTCTACACAGCACCTTCCAGTGGTGAACTGCTGGCCATGGATTCCAAAGCCCGACTCTTCCCACCCGGGATGCGGCGCTTCATCGAAACCCGCGACGACACCTGCCGCACGCCCTACTGCGACGCGCCCATCCGCCACATAGACCACGTGGTTCCCTGGCACTACGGCGGCGCCACGAGCCTGTCCAACGGCGCGGGACTCTGCGAAGCATGCAACCACACCAAAGAAAACCCCGGCTGGAACGCAAAAACAATCCCCGGCGGCAGACATGAACTCGAAGTCAACACACCCACCGGACATACATACCAATCCAAGGCCCCACCCCTGCCAGGGCATCCGGGCGCCCCGGCGACGCCTGACGCGCCAGCAACTTCACCGCCACCATCTTCACCGGCACCTTCCGGAACGTGGTTCCCAGCATCGACCTCACTTTGGGAGAGCTTCTTACTGCAGCGCGCCAATTCAACTGCGTCAAGGGATCAGCTCCAAGGGGATAACTGGGCCAACGCAAAAACCCGCTACAAGCACCACAAGCACGTCCACGTGGCTCGACGCATCTCCACTCAATAA
- a CDS encoding MFS transporter, with product MSPRPQSGSSTKAAISRSTETWYYPLRHHNYRIFVTLSLVGSGGVWMQRLAQDWLVLQLTGSPAAVGLAVALQFLPMLVVGPISGVLVDLFPKRRILMVCQSVAALLAAGLAVWNAMGGTDVWVVYGSCIALGITSSIDGPARQVFVNEVVGDAGLPAAIGLNSATGQLGAMLGPALAGVVIAQAGPAAAFATNAGIGVTVLVMIAIIRPAELHHAHDPDCPPRDRRGQILAGFKHVSARPQLLLIMLLAGLLGAFGMNGPVVLAAFADRVWHSGPAGFGLFNMVSALGALAGALLAARIKHLGRKGIVGSAALFGLTQLLAALMPTQELFVVMLVVVGFMTLMFLTSAATSVQLEAGASVRGRVLALYFPLLLGGHALGGLLAGWLTEDFGVRAALLVTGALGMASAAVIGFSLWLLGRKRSFDRAS from the coding sequence GTGTCACCGCGCCCCCAATCCGGGTCTTCCACCAAAGCAGCCATTAGTCGCTCCACAGAGACTTGGTATTACCCGCTCCGGCACCATAATTACCGGATCTTCGTAACGCTTTCGCTCGTCGGCAGCGGCGGAGTGTGGATGCAACGACTCGCCCAGGACTGGCTTGTCCTGCAGCTCACCGGAAGCCCGGCCGCTGTGGGGTTGGCTGTTGCACTTCAATTCCTGCCGATGCTGGTGGTTGGTCCTATCAGCGGTGTGCTGGTGGATCTCTTTCCGAAGCGCCGAATCCTCATGGTGTGCCAGTCCGTTGCTGCACTACTGGCGGCTGGACTGGCCGTTTGGAATGCCATGGGCGGCACGGACGTGTGGGTTGTCTATGGCTCCTGCATTGCTTTGGGAATTACCAGCTCCATTGATGGGCCCGCCCGGCAAGTCTTCGTCAATGAGGTAGTAGGCGATGCCGGACTACCCGCCGCTATCGGCCTCAACAGTGCGACAGGCCAACTAGGTGCCATGCTTGGTCCCGCCCTGGCCGGAGTCGTCATTGCCCAAGCTGGCCCGGCCGCCGCGTTTGCGACGAACGCGGGGATCGGGGTGACCGTATTGGTGATGATCGCTATTATTCGGCCAGCTGAGCTTCATCACGCCCACGACCCTGATTGCCCGCCGCGGGATAGGCGTGGACAAATCCTGGCAGGCTTCAAGCATGTGAGTGCCAGGCCCCAGCTTTTGCTCATCATGCTGTTGGCGGGCCTGCTGGGAGCGTTCGGCATGAACGGTCCCGTGGTCCTTGCCGCATTCGCTGACCGCGTGTGGCACAGCGGTCCTGCCGGATTTGGGCTCTTCAATATGGTCAGCGCCTTGGGAGCTTTGGCTGGCGCTCTCCTGGCTGCCCGGATCAAGCACTTGGGTCGCAAGGGGATCGTGGGTAGCGCAGCACTCTTCGGGCTCACGCAGCTCCTTGCCGCGCTAATGCCCACGCAGGAATTGTTCGTGGTCATGCTCGTGGTGGTTGGCTTCATGACTCTCATGTTCCTCACCAGCGCGGCCACCAGCGTCCAACTCGAAGCCGGCGCAAGCGTGCGTGGCAGGGTCTTGGCTCTCTACTTTCCACTTCTGTTGGGTGGGCATGCCTTGGGAGGCCTGCTCGCGGGATGGCTCACGGAAGATTTCGGGGTACGGGCGGCACTGCTGGTCACCGGTGCGCTGGGTATGGCTTCGGCGGCCGTGATTGGCTTCAGTCTTTGGTTGCTGGGCCGAAAGCGGAGTTTTGACCGAGCCAGTTAA